Proteins encoded in a region of the Nicotiana tomentosiformis chromosome 9, ASM39032v3, whole genome shotgun sequence genome:
- the LOC138898958 gene encoding uncharacterized protein: protein MASLTVLPRHSGKWNSESSYVDYLIEGILIKEYTSYNNLVASISKQLDIDLCLKSIKIEYKVDGNCTPMEIHNDMGYKVYVELKKVNREFRMYPLCITTIDKEVVAGGTSIQGDLVQIDEANQRCNFNTDDTLAIESVNSGEPIEVFELDTDLIISKTNQREVMVGQVYKDKATLKQVMEHYAISESYTLLCMSEDCEWRFKASSINKSQMFKVREFNDKDTCPLKDKVYEQRQTSSSLIGGMIRSKLTNHKRKYTPKDIIDDVKSDFGVDVSYMLAWRAKKKAMNILKGEPADSYNKLPGPIVVVDGSHLKSAYTGTFVSASTLNGAAYGIIDSENDVAWSWFFEQFKEAYGERKNS, encoded by the exons ATGGCAAGTTTAACCGTGCTACCGCGTCATTCTGGTAAGTGGAACAGTGAGAGTAGCTATGTCGATTATTTGATTGAGGGGATACTGATAAAGGAGTATACGTCGTACAATAATTTGGTTGCTTCAATTTCGAAGCAACTTGACATAGATTTGTGCTTAAAGTCAATTAAAATTGAATACAAAGTAGATGGAAATTGCACGCCAATGGAAATACATAACGACATGGGTTACAAGGTGTATGTAGAGTTGAAAAAAGTGAACAGAGAATTCAGGATGTATCCTTTGTGCATAACAACAATCGACAAAGAAGTTGTAGCTGGAGGTACTTCAATTCAAGGCGACCTTGTGCAAATTGACGAAGCAAATCAAAGGTGTAATTTTAATACAGATGATACACTTGCTATTGAGTCTGTCAATTCAGGCGAACCAATTGAGGTGTTCGAACTGGACACAGATTTGATTATTTCAAAAACTAATCAAAGAGAGGTTATGGTTGGACAAGTATATAAGGATAAGGCTACATTGAAACAGGTGATGGAGCATTATGCAATATCTGAAAG CTATACATTATTATGTATGTCAGAGGATTGTGAATGGAGATTTAAGGCTTCTAGCATTAACAAATCACAAATGTTCAAAGTGAGAGAGTTCAATGATAAGGATACATGTCCGTTGAAGGATAAGGTGTATGAGCAACGTCAAACAAGTAGTAGTCTTATCGGTGGTATGATTAGGTCCAAGCTTACTAATCATAAGAGGAAATACACCCCAAAggatataattgatgatgtgaaatCGGATTTTGGTGTAGATGTTAGTTATATGTTGGCGTGGCGGGCTAAAAAAAAGGCAATGAACATTTTAAAAGGTGAACCGGCTGATTCATACAATAAATTACCAGG ACCCATTGTGGTTGTGGATGGAAGCCACCTAAAATCGGCATACACCGGGACATTCGTCTCGGCCAGCACGTTGAATGGCGCAG CATATGGTATTATTGATTCAGAGAACGATGTTGCTTGGTCGTGGTTCTTTGAGCAATTCAAGGAAGCATATGGTGAGAGGAAGAACTCTTAG